Part of the Kordiimonas pumila genome is shown below.
TTGGCGCGGCTTTCACAGGGCTAAAGCCGGTTATTGAATTCATGACCTTTAACTTTGCGATGCAGGCAATAGACCATATTATTAACTCTGCCGCAAAAACCCGCTACATGTCTGGTGGTTTGGTGGAGTGTCCTGTTGTATTTAGGGGGCCAAACGGTGCTGCATCCCGTGTGGGGGCGCAGCATAGCCAAAACTACGCCGCATGGTATGCCCATGTACCGGGCCTTAAGGTGATAGCACCGTATGATGCCGCAGACTGTAAAGGCTTGCTGAAGGCCGCAATTCAAGACCCGAACCCGGTTGTGTTCCTTGAGAACGAACTGATGTACGGCGAAAGCTTTGAGGTACCAAAACTGGATGATTACACCCTGCCAATTGGCAAGGCACGGGTTTACAAGGAAGGGAGTGATGTAACGCTTATTTCCTATTCCATTACAGTTGGTCAGGCGCTGAAAGCGGCAGAAGAGCTGGCAGAACAGGGTATTAGTGTTGAGGTTATTGACCTTCGGACAATTCGCCCGCTTGATATGGAAACCATTATTGAGAGTGTGAAGAAAACCAACCGCTGCGTTATTGCAGAAGAAGGTTGGCCGCAGTGTTCTATAGCAAGCGAAGTGTCTGCTCAGCTCATGGAAAAAGCATTTGATTGGCTCGATGCACCGGTAACGCGCGTTAATAGTGTAGATGTACCGCTGCCATATGCCAACAACCTAGAGAAAGCCGCAGTGGTGAAAGCCAGCAATATTATAGAGGCCGTAAAAGCGGTTTGCTATCTGGATTAATGAGGAGAGATTTGCATCAGAAGCAGAAAGTGGCGCAGGATAATTAATCGCAAAGGCTTGAAAGCGATGTACCAAAGCGCAAAAATTAAACTGGATTATCGTGACCCAAGTATGGGCACAAAAGGCTCGTCTGACAGTTTGGAAAATAGGGTCTGGCTAGGGGTAATCATTTTGTTTGGCTTTCTTGTTCTCTCTGCAATTCTTTCCGGGTGTGACCCAACTTGAAAATGATAGGGACAAATTATGTCTATCGAAATTTTTATGCCAGCTCTCTCGCCCACTATGGAAAAGGGTACTCTTGCCAAATGGCTGGTGAAAGAGGGCGACACAGTTGAAAGCGGTGATGTGATCGCAGAAATTGAAACCGATAAGGCGACGATGGAAGTGGAAAGCATTGATGATGGTACTGTGGCCAAAATTCTGGTGGCGGAAGGCAGTGAAGATGTACCCGTTGGTGAAATAATAGCCATTCTTGCCGAAGAAGATGAAGACGTGGCTGAGATTCAAATGCCATCCGATAAAAAAGCAGACGAAACCAAGGAAAAGCCACAGGCTGCAGCACCAGAACCAGCAAAAGCTGAAAAAGCTAAGCCTGCTGAGAAAAAAGAGGCAGATCCTGAACCAGTACAAAAAACAGAAACTGGGGGCAGGGTAAAAGTTTCGCCTCTGGCAAAGCGTTTGGCGAAAGAGGCGGGGGTAGACCTTTCTACTGTTTCTGGCACGGGGCCACATGGTCGCATTGTGAAGAAAGATGTTGAAAGCGCGAAAGCAGCTCCGACAGTTACAAAAGCAGGAACTGCTACGGCTATTGCTGCAACAGAGTACGGCCCTGCGGCGGATACACCGTTCCGGGAAGAACGCCTCTCTGGTATGCGCAAGGTTATTGCAAAGCGCCTTACAGAATCAAAGCAAACTGTACCGCATTTTTACCTTACAATTGATGTCGAGCTTGATGATCTTCTTGCCGCACGCAAACAGCTTAATGAGCATTTGGAAGCAGACGGTGTGAAGCTGTCTGTGAATGATTTTGTTATCAAGGCGGTTGCTATGGCTCTGAAAAAGGTGCCCGCAGCCAACGTGCAGTACGCTGGTGATAAAATGTACTGGTATGAACGCGCTGATATTTCTGTCGCTGTCGCGATTGAGGGTGGCTTGGTTACGCCGGTTGTGCGCGGTGCGTGCACGAAAAGCCTTTCTGCCATTGCCACTGAAGTGAAAGAACTGGCGACAAAAGCTCGTGACGGTAAATTGATGCCAGAAGAATATGCTGGTGGTACATTCTCAATATCGAACTTGGGCATGTTTGGTATTAAGGAATTCTCTGCCGTTATTAACCCGCCGCAAGGTGCGATTTTAGCTGTAGGGGCTGGTGAACAGCGCGCCGTTGTTAAGAACGGTGCGCTGGGTGTGGCAACGGTGATGAGCTGTACGCTTTCGTGTGATCACAGGGCTATTGACGGTGCAGTGGGTGCAGAATTTCTTGCAGCTTTCAAAGGTTTCCTTACCAACCCTATTACAATGATGGCTTAAATTAGTATGGATTCTGTGAACCTAAAACAAAAATTGAGCCTTTTCAGCGAGCAATGGACACCGAAGATTATTGCTGATCTGGACGATAATATGGTGTGCCTTGCCAAGCTTGAAGGTGATTTTGTTTTTCATGCCCATGACAATCAGGATGAAATGTTCCTGGTCGTTGAGGGCAGGCTCCGTATGGATTTTCGCGACAGGCAGGTTTGGCTTGAAAAAGGCGAAATGATTGTGGTGTCTAAAGGTGTGGAACATAAACCTTTTGCGCCGGAGGAGTGCTGTGTACTTCTGATAGAAAATAAAGGCACGGCCCACACAGGCGGTGTGGATGACCCGCGCAGAAAAGATAAACACGATCGGATTTGATAACATGACACAAGCATATGATCTTGTTGTAATTGGTGGGGGCCCCGGTGGCTATGTGGCAGCAATTCGTGCAGCCCAGCTTGGGATGAATGTTGCGTGCGTTGAACGTGAAAACCTTGGTGGTATTTGCCTTAATTGGGGCTGTATTCCAACCAAGGCATTGCTCCGTTCTGCTGAGGTGTTTCACCTTGCTAAAAATGCCAAAGATTACGGCCTGAAAATAGATAAGGTTGAGTTTGATCTCGATGCCATCGTGAAACGAAGTCGCGGTGTGGCGGGCCAAATGAATAAAGGCATTGGTATGCTCTTTAAGAAAAATAAGGTCACTCATATTGAAGGCGAAGCTTCGCTTAAACCAAAAGGTAAGGTTGCTGTAAAAGATAAAGACGGCAAAGTGACGGAGCTTACCGCAAAAAATACTATTATTGCGACAGGGGCAAGGGCACGCGAGCTGCCACACCTGAAAGCTGACGGTAAGCTAGTGTGGACATACCGGCATGCCTTGCAGCCTGATGTAATGCCGAAACGCCTTTTGGTGATAGGGTCTGGTGCGATAGGGATTGAGTTTGCGAGCTTTTTTAACGAGCTTGGCTCTGAGGTAACGGTTGTCGAAATGATGGACCGTGTT
Proteins encoded:
- a CDS encoding pyruvate dehydrogenase complex E1 component subunit beta; translated protein: MAIEITMPALSPTMEKGTLAKWLVKEGDTVESGDVLAEIETDKATMEVESIDDGVVAKILVAEGSEDVPVGELIAILAEEGEDASAVDAPKKQTKAVEPAKEQPTEGDDEGEDDAAEGLAAPNVAEIAPDPTIPEGTEMVSQTVREALRDAMAEEMRKDTNVFVMGEEVAEYQGAYKVTQGLLDEFGPERVIDTPITEHGFAGLGVGAAFTGLKPVIEFMTFNFAMQAIDHIINSAAKTRYMSGGLVECPVVFRGPNGAASRVGAQHSQNYAAWYAHVPGLKVIAPYDAADCKGLLKAAIQDPNPVVFLENELMYGESFEVPKLDDYTLPIGKARVYKEGSDVTLISYSITVGQALKAAEELAEQGISVEVIDLRTIRPLDMETIIESVKKTNRCVIAEEGWPQCSIASEVSAQLMEKAFDWLDAPVTRVNSVDVPLPYANNLEKAAVVKASNIIEAVKAVCYLD
- a CDS encoding pyruvate dehydrogenase complex dihydrolipoamide acetyltransferase, which codes for MSIEIFMPALSPTMEKGTLAKWLVKEGDTVESGDVIAEIETDKATMEVESIDDGTVAKILVAEGSEDVPVGEIIAILAEEDEDVAEIQMPSDKKADETKEKPQAAAPEPAKAEKAKPAEKKEADPEPVQKTETGGRVKVSPLAKRLAKEAGVDLSTVSGTGPHGRIVKKDVESAKAAPTVTKAGTATAIAATEYGPAADTPFREERLSGMRKVIAKRLTESKQTVPHFYLTIDVELDDLLAARKQLNEHLEADGVKLSVNDFVIKAVAMALKKVPAANVQYAGDKMYWYERADISVAVAIEGGLVTPVVRGACTKSLSAIATEVKELATKARDGKLMPEEYAGGTFSISNLGMFGIKEFSAVINPPQGAILAVGAGEQRAVVKNGALGVATVMSCTLSCDHRAIDGAVGAEFLAAFKGFLTNPITMMA
- a CDS encoding cupin domain-containing protein translates to MDSVNLKQKLSLFSEQWTPKIIADLDDNMVCLAKLEGDFVFHAHDNQDEMFLVVEGRLRMDFRDRQVWLEKGEMIVVSKGVEHKPFAPEECCVLLIENKGTAHTGGVDDPRRKDKHDRI